From a single Brassica napus cultivar Da-Ae chromosome C9, Da-Ae, whole genome shotgun sequence genomic region:
- the LOC106424604 gene encoding uncharacterized protein LOC106424604 isoform X1 — translation MDLCVCASVSTIVPVDFVINFVIEKMSTAAKTTKSRDKKVVNDSQKTPSKAASGSIGGAYNPLLGTFQTVESTGSSPLHNNGRFKNIEESDSNCDSASNNGSWSGDSEDHKEKAAPTTATTAKQETIPGADNDKREKMRLKNERKHQRQKEKRAQELHERCCQFLMSRKLEVLAQQIVPMGIPHERATYALMLNEGKLQESVNWLFDDGGANLEDKKLVPTSGNLKLDISLELSRILELETKYKCSKQDVEKSVVTAEGDIEKAEESLRRQKQEQSTASIKVEDVSNNSATASKVPSVHTSQNSVASQLQPNYHAGGEVERKNLGYTRGSSYISGESGNQSVNPMDQINMKMEWMKMQQNNALEERKRLSYQQTPLPRPTEETHYGDQFKRVQQQEMREPVMVMHQQQQRHSLSAKANVLPVSTINSSFTVAATAAAGGGSGWYPASRSEAAQSNGYLPTRTLPPTDLNPNLMYQQQLQYQQYQGQMNNGNRMVGASTPHTVAPAASLGLFSGYGSTPSSGLEWSTDGSAAKSDYNNIDWSLDRGLACPRPQLPYVEASPYETNMNGRTRMMGNGNGMSMAMGAQEAALVGNGREWTSPFEGKDLFSLSRQYVPPSL, via the exons ATGGATCTATGCGTTTGTGCCTCTGTATCAACGATCGTCCCTGTCGATTTTGT GATAAACTTTGTAATTGAGAAGATGTCTACAGCAGCCAAGACCACCAAATCTAGAGACAAGAAGGTTGTGAACGATTCACAGAAGACACCGAGTAAAGCCGCCTCTGGATCCATAGGCGGTGCTTACAATCCTCTTTTGGGGACATTCCAAACCGTTGAGTCAACTGGTTCCTCACCGCTTCACAACAACGGCCGTTTCAAAAACATCGAAGAGTCGGATTCTAACTGTGACTCCGCCTCTAATAACGGTAGCTGGTCTGGAGACTCAGAAGATCACAAGGAGAAAGCAGCGCCTACTACAGCCACTACCGCAAAGCAGGAAACCATCCCCGGAGCTGACAATGACAAGCGGGAGAAGATGCGGCTGAAGAACGAGAGAAAGCACCAGCGTCAGAAGGAGAAGCGAGCTCAGGAGCTGCACGAGCGGTGCTGTCAGTTTCTCATGTCGAGGAAGCTTGAGGTACTTGCTCAGCAGATCGTACCTATGGGGATTCCTCATGAGAGGGCGACTTACGCTCTTATGTTGAATGAAGGGAAGCTACAGGAGTCTGTTAACTGGCTGTTTGATGATGGTGGGGCTAATTTAGAAGATAAGAAGCTGGTTCCTACCTCCGGGAACTTAAAACTCGACATCTCGCTAGAGTTGAGTAGAATCTTGGAGTTGGAAACGAAATATAAGTGCTCCAAGCAGGATGTAGAAAAATCTGTGGTTACAGCAGAAGGGGATATTGAGAAGGCAGAAGAATCATTAAGGAGGCAGAAGCAAGAGCAATCTACTGCTTCTATAAAAGTAGAGGATGTTAGTAATAATAGTGCTACCGCTAGCAAAGTCCCTTCTGTGCACACAAGTCAGAACTCAGTAGCCTCCCAGTTGCAACCTAACTATCATGCAGGGGGCGAAGTAGAGAGAAAGAATCTAGGTTACACCAGAGGATCCAGCTATATTAGTGGAGAATCTGGAAACCAAAGTGTAAATCCGATGGATCAAATTAACATGAAAATGGAGTGGATGAAAATGCAACAGAATAATGCCCTGGAAGAGAGAAAACGCTTGTCGTATCAACAGACACCACTGCCGCGGCCAACAGAAGAAACTCATTATGGTGATCAATTCAAGAGAGTACAGCAGCAAGAAATGAGGGAACCAGTCATGGTGATGCACCAACAACAGCAACGACACTCTCTCTCCGCTAAAGCAAATGTGTTACCTGTCTCTACCATTAATTCATCCTTTACCGTAGCAGCTACAGCAGCAGCAGGAGGAGGCAGCGGTTGGTACCCTGCGAGTAGATCTGAGgcggctcaatctaacggttaCTTGCCCACAAGAACTCTGCCTCCTACTGATCTTAACCCAAACCTTATGTACCAGCAGCAACTTCAGTATCAACAATATCAAGGCCAAATGAACAATGGAAACAGAATGGTGGGGGCTTCTACACCGCATACTGTGGCTCCAGCTGCTTCTCTTGGTCTCTTCTCTGGGTATGGATCAACACCTTCATCTGGACTGGAGTGGAGTACGGATGGATCAGCGGCGAAATCGGATTACAACAACATTGATTGGAGTTTAGACAGAGGCCTAGCTTGTCCGAGACCCCAACTGCCGTACGTGGAAGCATCCCCATATGAAACAAACATGAACGGAAGGACAAGAATGATGGGGAACGGGAATGGGATGAGCATGGCAATGGGAGCTCAGGAAGCTGCTTTAGTAGGGAATGGGAGAGAATGGACATCACCGTTTGAGGGTAAAGATCTGTTTAGTTTGTCTAGGCAGTATGTACCTCCTTCTCTTTGA
- the LOC106424604 gene encoding uncharacterized protein LOC106424604 isoform X2, with translation MSTAAKTTKSRDKKVVNDSQKTPSKAASGSIGGAYNPLLGTFQTVESTGSSPLHNNGRFKNIEESDSNCDSASNNGSWSGDSEDHKEKAAPTTATTAKQETIPGADNDKREKMRLKNERKHQRQKEKRAQELHERCCQFLMSRKLEVLAQQIVPMGIPHERATYALMLNEGKLQESVNWLFDDGGANLEDKKLVPTSGNLKLDISLELSRILELETKYKCSKQDVEKSVVTAEGDIEKAEESLRRQKQEQSTASIKVEDVSNNSATASKVPSVHTSQNSVASQLQPNYHAGGEVERKNLGYTRGSSYISGESGNQSVNPMDQINMKMEWMKMQQNNALEERKRLSYQQTPLPRPTEETHYGDQFKRVQQQEMREPVMVMHQQQQRHSLSAKANVLPVSTINSSFTVAATAAAGGGSGWYPASRSEAAQSNGYLPTRTLPPTDLNPNLMYQQQLQYQQYQGQMNNGNRMVGASTPHTVAPAASLGLFSGYGSTPSSGLEWSTDGSAAKSDYNNIDWSLDRGLACPRPQLPYVEASPYETNMNGRTRMMGNGNGMSMAMGAQEAALVGNGREWTSPFEGKDLFSLSRQYVPPSL, from the coding sequence ATGTCTACAGCAGCCAAGACCACCAAATCTAGAGACAAGAAGGTTGTGAACGATTCACAGAAGACACCGAGTAAAGCCGCCTCTGGATCCATAGGCGGTGCTTACAATCCTCTTTTGGGGACATTCCAAACCGTTGAGTCAACTGGTTCCTCACCGCTTCACAACAACGGCCGTTTCAAAAACATCGAAGAGTCGGATTCTAACTGTGACTCCGCCTCTAATAACGGTAGCTGGTCTGGAGACTCAGAAGATCACAAGGAGAAAGCAGCGCCTACTACAGCCACTACCGCAAAGCAGGAAACCATCCCCGGAGCTGACAATGACAAGCGGGAGAAGATGCGGCTGAAGAACGAGAGAAAGCACCAGCGTCAGAAGGAGAAGCGAGCTCAGGAGCTGCACGAGCGGTGCTGTCAGTTTCTCATGTCGAGGAAGCTTGAGGTACTTGCTCAGCAGATCGTACCTATGGGGATTCCTCATGAGAGGGCGACTTACGCTCTTATGTTGAATGAAGGGAAGCTACAGGAGTCTGTTAACTGGCTGTTTGATGATGGTGGGGCTAATTTAGAAGATAAGAAGCTGGTTCCTACCTCCGGGAACTTAAAACTCGACATCTCGCTAGAGTTGAGTAGAATCTTGGAGTTGGAAACGAAATATAAGTGCTCCAAGCAGGATGTAGAAAAATCTGTGGTTACAGCAGAAGGGGATATTGAGAAGGCAGAAGAATCATTAAGGAGGCAGAAGCAAGAGCAATCTACTGCTTCTATAAAAGTAGAGGATGTTAGTAATAATAGTGCTACCGCTAGCAAAGTCCCTTCTGTGCACACAAGTCAGAACTCAGTAGCCTCCCAGTTGCAACCTAACTATCATGCAGGGGGCGAAGTAGAGAGAAAGAATCTAGGTTACACCAGAGGATCCAGCTATATTAGTGGAGAATCTGGAAACCAAAGTGTAAATCCGATGGATCAAATTAACATGAAAATGGAGTGGATGAAAATGCAACAGAATAATGCCCTGGAAGAGAGAAAACGCTTGTCGTATCAACAGACACCACTGCCGCGGCCAACAGAAGAAACTCATTATGGTGATCAATTCAAGAGAGTACAGCAGCAAGAAATGAGGGAACCAGTCATGGTGATGCACCAACAACAGCAACGACACTCTCTCTCCGCTAAAGCAAATGTGTTACCTGTCTCTACCATTAATTCATCCTTTACCGTAGCAGCTACAGCAGCAGCAGGAGGAGGCAGCGGTTGGTACCCTGCGAGTAGATCTGAGgcggctcaatctaacggttaCTTGCCCACAAGAACTCTGCCTCCTACTGATCTTAACCCAAACCTTATGTACCAGCAGCAACTTCAGTATCAACAATATCAAGGCCAAATGAACAATGGAAACAGAATGGTGGGGGCTTCTACACCGCATACTGTGGCTCCAGCTGCTTCTCTTGGTCTCTTCTCTGGGTATGGATCAACACCTTCATCTGGACTGGAGTGGAGTACGGATGGATCAGCGGCGAAATCGGATTACAACAACATTGATTGGAGTTTAGACAGAGGCCTAGCTTGTCCGAGACCCCAACTGCCGTACGTGGAAGCATCCCCATATGAAACAAACATGAACGGAAGGACAAGAATGATGGGGAACGGGAATGGGATGAGCATGGCAATGGGAGCTCAGGAAGCTGCTTTAGTAGGGAATGGGAGAGAATGGACATCACCGTTTGAGGGTAAAGATCTGTTTAGTTTGTCTAGGCAGTATGTACCTCCTTCTCTTTGA
- the LOC106424605 gene encoding elongation factor 1-beta 1: protein MAITFSNLHTEEGLKAVEEHLSGKTYISGDQLSVDDVKVYAAVLEKPGDGFPNVSKWYDTVASHLAKSFPGKAVGVKIGGCVSQSGAQKAEAPADADDDDAIDLFADETEDEKKAAEEREAAKKDTKKPKESGKSSVLLDVKPWDDETDMKKLEEAVRSVQMPGLYWGASKLVPVGYGIKKLTIMMTIEDDLVSVDNLIEDHLTSEPNNEYIQSVDIVAFNKI, encoded by the exons ATGGCGATTACGTTTTCAAATCTCCACACAGAGGAAGGTCTCAAAGCCGTCGAGGAACACCTCTCTGGAAAAACTTACATCTCCGG CGATCAGCTTTCAGTGGATGATGTGAAGGTTTACGCTGCCGTGTTGGAGAAGCCAGGTGATGGCTTCCCAAATGTTAGCAAGTGGTATGATACCGTTGCTTCCCACCTCGCTAAAAG TTTTCCCGGGAAAGCTGTCGGAGTGAAAATTGGTGGCTGTGTTTCTCAGTCTGGAGCTCAGAAAGCTGAG GCACCTGCTGATGCTGATGATGACGATGCTATTGATCTTTTCGCTGACGAGACTGAGGATGAGAAAAAGGCTGCAGAAGAGAGAGAAGCTGCTAAGAAGGACACCAAGAAACCTAAGGAGA GTGGAAAGTCGTCTGTGCTTCTTGATGTAAAGCCGTGGGATGATGAAACCGATATGAAGAAGTTGGAAGAAGCTGTCCGTAGTGTTCAGATGCCTGGTCTTTATTGGGGAGCTT CGAAATTGGTACCGGTTGGCTACGGGATAAAGAAACTCACGATCATGATGACAATTGAGGATGACCTTGTCTCTGTGGACAACCTCATTGAAGACCATCTCACCTCAGAGCCTAACAACGAGTACATCCAAAGCGTCGACATTGTCGCTTTCAACAAGATTTAG